The Phacochoerus africanus isolate WHEZ1 chromosome X, ROS_Pafr_v1, whole genome shotgun sequence genome has a segment encoding these proteins:
- the LAS1L gene encoding ribosomal biogenesis protein LAS1L isoform X1, producing MDRVWSAWCGKSVKEKGLSPLWAQRVVVAWLSRAEWDQVTVYLFCDDHKLQRYALNRITVWRSRLGNELPLAVASTADLVRCKLMDVTGGLGTDELRLLYGMALVRFVNLISERKTKFVKLPLKFLAQEVNIPDWIVELRHELTHKKMPHINDCRRGCYFVLDWLQKTYWCRQLENSLRETWELEEDREETDEEEQEEDKNIVVDDITEQKPEPKDEEKGAELDVRADGDSEGNKEVDPQWQKAQRHKELYERARELLVSYEEEQFKVLEKFRYLPQAIKAWNNLSPPVECILAELKGITWENRDAVLDAFLDDGFLIPTFEQLAALQIDYEDGQTEVQRGEGTDPKSHKNIDLSDVLVPKPFSQFWQPLLRGLHSQTFTQALLERMLSELPALGDTGIRPTYVLRWTVELIVANTKTGRNARRFSASQWEARRSWRLFNCSATLDWPQVVESCLGSPCWASPQLLQLIFKAMGQVLPDQEQEKLLRICSIYTQSGENNQAQEGSEASPIGKSPYTLDSLYWILKPAGSSSGPEGEAQQQEKQGSFNDVKEDEKEEKEVLEDQAEEEEEEEENNEQKWEEEEEDDDDDDDDNDDDDDDDDDDDEEEEDRMEVGPFSAEEESPTAEHTRLLAQKRGALQGSAWQVSSEDVRWDTFPLGRMPGQTEDPAELMLENYDTMYLLDQPVLEQRLEPPTCKTSTLGLSCGVSSGNGSNSSSNLEGLLWSQGQLHRLKTGLQLF from the exons ATGGATCGCGTGTGGAGTGCTTGGTGCGGAAAGTCCGTCAAAGAGAAAGGGTTGTCGCCACTCTGGGCCCAGCGTGTCGTGGTCGCTTGGCTTAGTAGGGCCGAGTGGGATCAGGTGACCGTGTATCTGTTCTGTGACGACCATAAATTGCAGCGGTACGCGCTGAACCGCATCACCGTGTGGAGAAGCAG GTTAGGCAACGAACTCCCCCTGGCAGTGGCTTCTACTGCTGACCTGGTACGCTGTAAGCTCATGGATGTAACTGGTGGCTTGGGCACTGATGAACTTAGACTGCTCTATGGCATGGCATTGGTCAG GTTTGTGAACCTTATCTCAGAGAGGAAGACAAAGTTTGTCAAGCTACCCCTCAAGTTCCTGGCTCAGGAG GTGAACATTCCAGATTGGATTGTTGAACTTCGCCATGAGTTGACCCACAAGAAAATGCCTCATATAAATGACTGCCGCAGGG GCTGTTACTTTGTCCTGGATTGGCTTCAGAAGACCTACTGGTGCCGCCAGCTAGAGAACAGCCTGAGAGAGACCTGGGAGTTGGAGGAGGACAGGGAAGAGACAGATGAAGAAGAACAAGAGGAAGATAAAAACATTGTTGTTGATGACATCACAGAACAGAAACCAGAGCCTAAGGATGAGGAGAAAGGTGCAGAGCTGGATGTCAGGGCTGATGGAGACAGCGAAGGCAACAAAGAGGTTGATCCACAATGGCAAAAGGCTCAGAGACATAAAGAGTTGTATG AAAGAGCCCGAGAACTGCTTGTATCCTATGAAGAGGAGCAGTTTAAG GTGCTGGAGAAATTTAGGTATTTACCTCAGGCCATTAAGGCATGGAATAACCTGTCCCCACCTGTAGAATGCATCCTGGCAGAGCTCAAGGGCATTACATGGGAGAACAG GGATGCTGTGCTAGATGCTTTTCTGGATGACGGCTTTCTTATCCCCACATTTGAACAGTTGGCAGCTTTGCAGATAGACTATGAAG ATGGGCagactgaggtccagagaggggaaggtactgacccaaagtcacaca AAAACATAGACTTGAGTGACGTCCTGGTGCCAAAGCCATTCTCTCAATTCTGGCAGCCCCTGCTCAGGGGCCTGCACTCCCAGACCTTCACACAGGCCCTGCTGGAGAGGATGCTGTCTGAGCTGCCAGCCTTAGGGGACACCGGGATCCGGCCCACCTACGTCCTCAGATGGACTGTTGAACTGATCGTGGCTAACACCAAGACTG gcCGGAACGCCCGCCGATTTTCTGCAAGCCAGTGGGAAGCAAGAAGGAGCTGGAGGCTATTCAACTGCTCTGCTACCCTTGACTGGCCCCAGGTGGTCGAGTCCTGCTTGGGCTCACCTTGCTGGGCCAGCCCCCAACTCCTTCAGCT CATCTTCAAAGCCATGGGTCAGGTCCTGCCAGACCAAGAGCAGGAGAAACTGCTGCGCATCTGTTCTATTTATACCCAGAGTGGAGAAAACAACCAGGCACAGGAGGGCTCAGAGGCTTCCCCCATTGGAAAGTCTCCATACACACTAGATAGCCTGTATTGGATCCTCAAACCAGCTGGCTCAAGCTCTGGGCCTGAAGGAGAAGCCCAGCAGCAGGAGAAACAGGGCAGCTTTAATGATGTCAAGGAAGatgaaaaggaggagaaagaggtctTGGAAGACCAGgcggaagaggaggaagaagaagaagaaaataatgaacagaagtgggaggaggaggaagaagatgatgacgatgatgacgACGAcaacgatgatgatgatgatgatgatgatgatgatgacgaggaggaggaagacaggaTGGAGGTGGGGCCTTTCTCTGCAGAGGAAGAGTCTCCCACTGCTGAGCATACAAGACTGCTGGCCCAGAAAAGAGGAGCTTTGCAGGGCTCTGCATGGCAAGTTAGCTCAG AAGATGTACGATGGGACACCTTCCCCTTAGGCCGAATGCCAGGACAGACTGAGGACCCAGCAGAGCTTATGCTGGAGAATTATGACACCATGTATCTTTTGGACCAGCCTGTTCTAGAGCAGCGTTTGGAACCCCCAACATGCAAGACTAG caccctgggcctgagctgtggtgttagcaGTGGCAatggcagcaacagcagcagcaacttgGAAGGCCTTCTCTGGAGCCAGGGCCAACTTCACAGACTCAAAACTGGCCTGCAGCTCTTCTGA
- the LAS1L gene encoding ribosomal biogenesis protein LAS1L isoform X2, with the protein MDRVWSAWCGKSVKEKGLSPLWAQRVVVAWLSRAEWDQVTVYLFCDDHKLQRYALNRITVWRSRLGNELPLAVASTADLVRCKLMDVTGGLGTDELRLLYGMALVRFVNLISERKTKFVKLPLKFLAQEVNIPDWIVELRHELTHKKMPHINDCRRGCYFVLDWLQKTYWCRQLENSLRETWELEEDREETDEEEQEEDKNIVVDDITEQKPEPKDEEKGAELDVRADGDSEGNKEVDPQWQKAQRHKELYERARELLVSYEEEQFKVLEKFRYLPQAIKAWNNLSPPVECILAELKGITWENRDAVLDAFLDDGFLIPTFEQLAALQIDYEENIDLSDVLVPKPFSQFWQPLLRGLHSQTFTQALLERMLSELPALGDTGIRPTYVLRWTVELIVANTKTGRNARRFSASQWEARRSWRLFNCSATLDWPQVVESCLGSPCWASPQLLQLIFKAMGQVLPDQEQEKLLRICSIYTQSGENNQAQEGSEASPIGKSPYTLDSLYWILKPAGSSSGPEGEAQQQEKQGSFNDVKEDEKEEKEVLEDQAEEEEEEEENNEQKWEEEEEDDDDDDDDNDDDDDDDDDDDEEEEDRMEVGPFSAEEESPTAEHTRLLAQKRGALQGSAWQVSSEDVRWDTFPLGRMPGQTEDPAELMLENYDTMYLLDQPVLEQRLEPPTCKTSTLGLSCGVSSGNGSNSSSNLEGLLWSQGQLHRLKTGLQLF; encoded by the exons ATGGATCGCGTGTGGAGTGCTTGGTGCGGAAAGTCCGTCAAAGAGAAAGGGTTGTCGCCACTCTGGGCCCAGCGTGTCGTGGTCGCTTGGCTTAGTAGGGCCGAGTGGGATCAGGTGACCGTGTATCTGTTCTGTGACGACCATAAATTGCAGCGGTACGCGCTGAACCGCATCACCGTGTGGAGAAGCAG GTTAGGCAACGAACTCCCCCTGGCAGTGGCTTCTACTGCTGACCTGGTACGCTGTAAGCTCATGGATGTAACTGGTGGCTTGGGCACTGATGAACTTAGACTGCTCTATGGCATGGCATTGGTCAG GTTTGTGAACCTTATCTCAGAGAGGAAGACAAAGTTTGTCAAGCTACCCCTCAAGTTCCTGGCTCAGGAG GTGAACATTCCAGATTGGATTGTTGAACTTCGCCATGAGTTGACCCACAAGAAAATGCCTCATATAAATGACTGCCGCAGGG GCTGTTACTTTGTCCTGGATTGGCTTCAGAAGACCTACTGGTGCCGCCAGCTAGAGAACAGCCTGAGAGAGACCTGGGAGTTGGAGGAGGACAGGGAAGAGACAGATGAAGAAGAACAAGAGGAAGATAAAAACATTGTTGTTGATGACATCACAGAACAGAAACCAGAGCCTAAGGATGAGGAGAAAGGTGCAGAGCTGGATGTCAGGGCTGATGGAGACAGCGAAGGCAACAAAGAGGTTGATCCACAATGGCAAAAGGCTCAGAGACATAAAGAGTTGTATG AAAGAGCCCGAGAACTGCTTGTATCCTATGAAGAGGAGCAGTTTAAG GTGCTGGAGAAATTTAGGTATTTACCTCAGGCCATTAAGGCATGGAATAACCTGTCCCCACCTGTAGAATGCATCCTGGCAGAGCTCAAGGGCATTACATGGGAGAACAG GGATGCTGTGCTAGATGCTTTTCTGGATGACGGCTTTCTTATCCCCACATTTGAACAGTTGGCAGCTTTGCAGATAGACTATGAAG AAAACATAGACTTGAGTGACGTCCTGGTGCCAAAGCCATTCTCTCAATTCTGGCAGCCCCTGCTCAGGGGCCTGCACTCCCAGACCTTCACACAGGCCCTGCTGGAGAGGATGCTGTCTGAGCTGCCAGCCTTAGGGGACACCGGGATCCGGCCCACCTACGTCCTCAGATGGACTGTTGAACTGATCGTGGCTAACACCAAGACTG gcCGGAACGCCCGCCGATTTTCTGCAAGCCAGTGGGAAGCAAGAAGGAGCTGGAGGCTATTCAACTGCTCTGCTACCCTTGACTGGCCCCAGGTGGTCGAGTCCTGCTTGGGCTCACCTTGCTGGGCCAGCCCCCAACTCCTTCAGCT CATCTTCAAAGCCATGGGTCAGGTCCTGCCAGACCAAGAGCAGGAGAAACTGCTGCGCATCTGTTCTATTTATACCCAGAGTGGAGAAAACAACCAGGCACAGGAGGGCTCAGAGGCTTCCCCCATTGGAAAGTCTCCATACACACTAGATAGCCTGTATTGGATCCTCAAACCAGCTGGCTCAAGCTCTGGGCCTGAAGGAGAAGCCCAGCAGCAGGAGAAACAGGGCAGCTTTAATGATGTCAAGGAAGatgaaaaggaggagaaagaggtctTGGAAGACCAGgcggaagaggaggaagaagaagaagaaaataatgaacagaagtgggaggaggaggaagaagatgatgacgatgatgacgACGAcaacgatgatgatgatgatgatgatgatgatgatgacgaggaggaggaagacaggaTGGAGGTGGGGCCTTTCTCTGCAGAGGAAGAGTCTCCCACTGCTGAGCATACAAGACTGCTGGCCCAGAAAAGAGGAGCTTTGCAGGGCTCTGCATGGCAAGTTAGCTCAG AAGATGTACGATGGGACACCTTCCCCTTAGGCCGAATGCCAGGACAGACTGAGGACCCAGCAGAGCTTATGCTGGAGAATTATGACACCATGTATCTTTTGGACCAGCCTGTTCTAGAGCAGCGTTTGGAACCCCCAACATGCAAGACTAG caccctgggcctgagctgtggtgttagcaGTGGCAatggcagcaacagcagcagcaacttgGAAGGCCTTCTCTGGAGCCAGGGCCAACTTCACAGACTCAAAACTGGCCTGCAGCTCTTCTGA
- the LAS1L gene encoding ribosomal biogenesis protein LAS1L isoform X3, producing MDRVWSAWCGKSVKEKGLSPLWAQRVVVAWLSRAEWDQVTVYLFCDDHKLQRYALNRITVWRSRFVNLISERKTKFVKLPLKFLAQEVNIPDWIVELRHELTHKKMPHINDCRRGCYFVLDWLQKTYWCRQLENSLRETWELEEDREETDEEEQEEDKNIVVDDITEQKPEPKDEEKGAELDVRADGDSEGNKEVDPQWQKAQRHKELYERARELLVSYEEEQFKVLEKFRYLPQAIKAWNNLSPPVECILAELKGITWENRDAVLDAFLDDGFLIPTFEQLAALQIDYEDGQTEVQRGEGTDPKSHKNIDLSDVLVPKPFSQFWQPLLRGLHSQTFTQALLERMLSELPALGDTGIRPTYVLRWTVELIVANTKTGRNARRFSASQWEARRSWRLFNCSATLDWPQVVESCLGSPCWASPQLLQLIFKAMGQVLPDQEQEKLLRICSIYTQSGENNQAQEGSEASPIGKSPYTLDSLYWILKPAGSSSGPEGEAQQQEKQGSFNDVKEDEKEEKEVLEDQAEEEEEEEENNEQKWEEEEEDDDDDDDDNDDDDDDDDDDDEEEEDRMEVGPFSAEEESPTAEHTRLLAQKRGALQGSAWQVSSEDVRWDTFPLGRMPGQTEDPAELMLENYDTMYLLDQPVLEQRLEPPTCKTSTLGLSCGVSSGNGSNSSSNLEGLLWSQGQLHRLKTGLQLF from the exons ATGGATCGCGTGTGGAGTGCTTGGTGCGGAAAGTCCGTCAAAGAGAAAGGGTTGTCGCCACTCTGGGCCCAGCGTGTCGTGGTCGCTTGGCTTAGTAGGGCCGAGTGGGATCAGGTGACCGTGTATCTGTTCTGTGACGACCATAAATTGCAGCGGTACGCGCTGAACCGCATCACCGTGTGGAGAAGCAG GTTTGTGAACCTTATCTCAGAGAGGAAGACAAAGTTTGTCAAGCTACCCCTCAAGTTCCTGGCTCAGGAG GTGAACATTCCAGATTGGATTGTTGAACTTCGCCATGAGTTGACCCACAAGAAAATGCCTCATATAAATGACTGCCGCAGGG GCTGTTACTTTGTCCTGGATTGGCTTCAGAAGACCTACTGGTGCCGCCAGCTAGAGAACAGCCTGAGAGAGACCTGGGAGTTGGAGGAGGACAGGGAAGAGACAGATGAAGAAGAACAAGAGGAAGATAAAAACATTGTTGTTGATGACATCACAGAACAGAAACCAGAGCCTAAGGATGAGGAGAAAGGTGCAGAGCTGGATGTCAGGGCTGATGGAGACAGCGAAGGCAACAAAGAGGTTGATCCACAATGGCAAAAGGCTCAGAGACATAAAGAGTTGTATG AAAGAGCCCGAGAACTGCTTGTATCCTATGAAGAGGAGCAGTTTAAG GTGCTGGAGAAATTTAGGTATTTACCTCAGGCCATTAAGGCATGGAATAACCTGTCCCCACCTGTAGAATGCATCCTGGCAGAGCTCAAGGGCATTACATGGGAGAACAG GGATGCTGTGCTAGATGCTTTTCTGGATGACGGCTTTCTTATCCCCACATTTGAACAGTTGGCAGCTTTGCAGATAGACTATGAAG ATGGGCagactgaggtccagagaggggaaggtactgacccaaagtcacaca AAAACATAGACTTGAGTGACGTCCTGGTGCCAAAGCCATTCTCTCAATTCTGGCAGCCCCTGCTCAGGGGCCTGCACTCCCAGACCTTCACACAGGCCCTGCTGGAGAGGATGCTGTCTGAGCTGCCAGCCTTAGGGGACACCGGGATCCGGCCCACCTACGTCCTCAGATGGACTGTTGAACTGATCGTGGCTAACACCAAGACTG gcCGGAACGCCCGCCGATTTTCTGCAAGCCAGTGGGAAGCAAGAAGGAGCTGGAGGCTATTCAACTGCTCTGCTACCCTTGACTGGCCCCAGGTGGTCGAGTCCTGCTTGGGCTCACCTTGCTGGGCCAGCCCCCAACTCCTTCAGCT CATCTTCAAAGCCATGGGTCAGGTCCTGCCAGACCAAGAGCAGGAGAAACTGCTGCGCATCTGTTCTATTTATACCCAGAGTGGAGAAAACAACCAGGCACAGGAGGGCTCAGAGGCTTCCCCCATTGGAAAGTCTCCATACACACTAGATAGCCTGTATTGGATCCTCAAACCAGCTGGCTCAAGCTCTGGGCCTGAAGGAGAAGCCCAGCAGCAGGAGAAACAGGGCAGCTTTAATGATGTCAAGGAAGatgaaaaggaggagaaagaggtctTGGAAGACCAGgcggaagaggaggaagaagaagaagaaaataatgaacagaagtgggaggaggaggaagaagatgatgacgatgatgacgACGAcaacgatgatgatgatgatgatgatgatgatgatgacgaggaggaggaagacaggaTGGAGGTGGGGCCTTTCTCTGCAGAGGAAGAGTCTCCCACTGCTGAGCATACAAGACTGCTGGCCCAGAAAAGAGGAGCTTTGCAGGGCTCTGCATGGCAAGTTAGCTCAG AAGATGTACGATGGGACACCTTCCCCTTAGGCCGAATGCCAGGACAGACTGAGGACCCAGCAGAGCTTATGCTGGAGAATTATGACACCATGTATCTTTTGGACCAGCCTGTTCTAGAGCAGCGTTTGGAACCCCCAACATGCAAGACTAG caccctgggcctgagctgtggtgttagcaGTGGCAatggcagcaacagcagcagcaacttgGAAGGCCTTCTCTGGAGCCAGGGCCAACTTCACAGACTCAAAACTGGCCTGCAGCTCTTCTGA